TTATCATGTTCTGAAATTTTCAGGCCTCTTCCTTCCTGCTGTCGTAAGGCCCATGCTAGACTCATTTGAATCATCTAAACAAGTCCCTCAACCTGCTTTAAGTGATGTGAGTATTGAATTTGGTTTTAAGATTTCAATGTTTTCTTGTGCTCAGAAATTATAGATCTTTCTGTTGCTATATGAATTTTAGCCAAGTTCCTCAACCTGcttctatttattatttaacttaatgCCATTAAGTGGAAGCATTTCTGATATAGAATTCTGCATGTTGTGCATGACTGCTCTAAGTTGTAATTGAGATCTGCTGCCTCCAGTGCTATACAGCATCTTATAATGTATGAATTGTTTAATTTCTGCACTTGTCCCTTCCACTGAAATAGACTACTAATATTCTGAATTTGTTTGGTTTTATCTGATTGTTATAATCTCAAtttttggaagaaaaagaaaatttgctGAAATGGTGGCTAAAATAGTAATGTATTAATGAGCTTCCTGCAAACCTCCAAGTGTCAATTAGGGATAATTAGAAAGTTAAATTGGTGTTTAATTGGGCCTACATTATAAGAGAGGGCAATGATGCCAGCTTATGTGTGTTTTACACAGTTGCAATTGATTTTCGTATCCACTCATGTTGATGTGCATTTGCTTCTTTAAATACTTGTCTTGTATCTTTGCAGGTGGTTGCAGGCGTGACTGGAAA
This sequence is a window from Mangifera indica cultivar Alphonso chromosome 5, CATAS_Mindica_2.1, whole genome shotgun sequence. Protein-coding genes within it:
- the LOC123216273 gene encoding uncharacterized protein LOC123216273; translated protein: MPMMEKLRMMFVQEPVVAVSCLMAGVGLFLPAVVRPMLDSFESSKQVPQPALSDVVAGVTGKK